Proteins co-encoded in one Ruegeria sp. HKCCD4315 genomic window:
- a CDS encoding DUF2484 family protein translates to MDFSVIFSALWVICATVVAMMPMRLQFPPGIVLLICAPVLIVWLGYDHGWVWSALAFGGFVSMFRNPIRYFWRKWTGREVAE, encoded by the coding sequence ATGGATTTTTCCGTGATCTTTTCAGCCCTCTGGGTGATCTGTGCCACTGTTGTGGCGATGATGCCAATGCGGCTGCAATTCCCACCGGGGATTGTACTTTTGATTTGTGCGCCGGTTTTGATCGTTTGGTTGGGATATGACCATGGCTGGGTTTGGTCTGCTCTCGCTTTTGGCGGCTTTGTTTCGATGTTTCGCAATCCGATCCGCTATTTCTGGCGTAAATGGACGGGCCGAGAGGTGGCGGAATGA
- the ftsA gene encoding cell division protein FtsA, giving the protein MTDLYQSQRAMRQMRRQALQRGVIAILDVGSSKIACLVLRFDGTGRLSEDNTIGSMAGQTGFRVIGAATTRSRGVQFGEVTAMQETERAIRTALQAAQKMADMRVDHVIACFSGANPRSYGLDAQVDLDGQLVTEAEVGRVLNACDVPDYGEGREVLHAQPVNFALDNRSGLIDPRGQMGQSLAVDMHMLTVDAMAIQNIVRCIKRCDLELAGIANSAYVSGISALVEDEQELGAACIDMGGGTTSVSIFMKKHMIYADCVGMGGDHVTSDISMGLGVPAAVAERIKTFNGGVHATGADDRDMIDIGGDTGDWEHDRRTVSRAELIGIMRPRVEEILEEVRVRLDAAGFEHMPSQQIVLTGGGSQIMGLDGLATRILGQRVRLGRPLRVHGLPQSATGPAFSSAVGLSLFAAHPQDEWWDFEIPVDTYAARPFKRAVRWFRDNW; this is encoded by the coding sequence ATGACCGATCTTTATCAGTCCCAACGCGCTATGCGCCAGATGCGGCGGCAGGCATTGCAACGCGGTGTGATTGCCATTCTGGATGTGGGTAGCTCAAAGATCGCCTGCCTTGTTTTGCGTTTTGACGGCACGGGTCGGCTGAGTGAAGACAACACCATCGGTTCGATGGCAGGCCAGACAGGGTTCCGCGTCATTGGCGCGGCGACCACGCGCTCGCGCGGTGTACAATTTGGCGAAGTCACCGCCATGCAGGAAACCGAACGCGCCATCCGTACCGCGTTGCAAGCGGCGCAGAAGATGGCCGATATGCGCGTCGATCACGTGATCGCCTGCTTTTCGGGGGCCAATCCGCGCTCTTATGGGTTGGATGCGCAAGTCGACCTTGATGGTCAGCTTGTTACCGAGGCCGAGGTCGGCCGTGTTCTGAACGCCTGCGACGTGCCAGATTACGGTGAGGGGCGCGAGGTGTTGCATGCGCAGCCGGTGAACTTTGCGCTCGACAACCGATCGGGTCTGATCGATCCCCGCGGCCAGATGGGTCAAAGCCTCGCGGTCGACATGCATATGTTGACCGTAGACGCGATGGCGATCCAGAATATCGTGCGTTGTATCAAGCGTTGTGATCTTGAGCTCGCAGGTATTGCCAACTCGGCCTATGTGTCGGGTATCTCCGCTTTGGTCGAAGATGAGCAGGAGCTGGGCGCAGCCTGTATCGACATGGGTGGTGGCACCACCAGCGTGTCGATCTTCATGAAGAAGCACATGATCTACGCGGATTGCGTCGGAATGGGCGGCGATCACGTAACCAGCGACATCTCGATGGGTCTGGGTGTGCCTGCGGCTGTGGCCGAACGGATCAAAACCTTCAACGGGGGCGTGCACGCAACCGGGGCCGATGACCGGGATATGATCGATATCGGTGGTGACACCGGTGACTGGGAACATGACCGTCGCACTGTAAGTCGGGCCGAGCTGATCGGCATCATGCGCCCGCGCGTCGAAGAGATTCTGGAAGAGGTCCGCGTGCGTCTTGACGCCGCTGGGTTCGAACATATGCCAAGCCAACAAATCGTTCTGACAGGAGGCGGTAGCCAGATCATGGGGCTGGACGGACTTGCCACCCGCATTCTGGGACAGCGCGTGCGTCTGGGACGCCCGTTGCGTGTGCATGGCCTGCCGCAATCGGCGACGGGCCCTGCGTTTTCCTCTGCCGTGGGTCTCAGCCTGTTTGCGGCCCATCCTCAGGATGAATGGTGGGATTTCGAGATCCCGGTCGACACCTATGCTGCGCGCCCGTTCAAACGCGCAGTGCGGTGGTTCCGTGATAACTGGTAA
- a CDS encoding D-alanine--D-alanine ligase: MSSRTNPKVAVLMGGPSAEREVSLSSGRECAAALVGEGFEVVELDAGPDLYARLLDIKPDVAFNALHGRWGEDGCVQGLLEWMRIPYTHSGVLASALAMDKQRSKEVYQAEGLPIVPSVIVPKVEVIEVHVMEPPYVAKPNNEGSSVGIYIVHENANGPPQLDEAMPDQVMVEKYVAGRELTVTVMGDRPLTVTEIMTDDGWYDYDAKYKPGGSWHVLPADVPQDIFDRCMDYAVRAHDVLGCRGVSRTDFRWDDSMGADGLFLLETNTQPGMTPTSLAPEQAAHLGMTFGQLCAWMVEDASCDR; the protein is encoded by the coding sequence ATGTCGAGCAGGACAAACCCCAAAGTGGCGGTATTGATGGGTGGACCCTCGGCGGAACGCGAGGTGTCTCTCAGCTCTGGGCGCGAATGCGCAGCCGCCCTTGTGGGAGAAGGCTTTGAAGTGGTCGAACTGGACGCAGGTCCCGACCTTTATGCGCGCCTTTTGGACATCAAACCGGATGTGGCTTTCAACGCCCTGCATGGACGCTGGGGTGAAGATGGTTGTGTGCAGGGTCTGCTGGAGTGGATGCGGATTCCCTACACCCATTCCGGCGTTTTGGCCTCGGCCCTCGCGATGGATAAACAGCGCAGCAAAGAAGTGTATCAGGCCGAGGGCTTGCCGATCGTGCCCAGCGTGATCGTGCCAAAGGTCGAAGTCATCGAAGTCCACGTGATGGAGCCACCCTATGTGGCCAAGCCCAATAATGAGGGTTCAAGCGTCGGTATCTACATCGTGCACGAAAACGCCAATGGTCCGCCGCAGCTGGATGAAGCGATGCCCGATCAGGTCATGGTCGAGAAATACGTGGCCGGGCGCGAGCTGACCGTGACTGTGATGGGGGACCGACCCCTGACCGTGACCGAAATCATGACGGATGATGGCTGGTACGACTACGACGCCAAGTACAAACCCGGCGGATCTTGGCATGTTCTGCCCGCTGACGTTCCGCAAGACATTTTCGATCGTTGCATGGATTACGCCGTGCGCGCGCATGATGTGTTGGGGTGCAGGGGCGTCAGCCGTACCGATTTCCGGTGGGATGACAGCATGGGCGCTGATGGTCTGTTTCTGCTGGAAACCAACACGCAACCCGGAATGACGCCCACGTCGCTGGCCCCGGAACAGGCCGCCCATCTGGGCATGACATTTGGCCAGCTATGCGCCTGGATGGTGGAGGACGCCTCATGCGACCGTTGA
- the murC gene encoding UDP-N-acetylmuramate--L-alanine ligase: MNPATKLPQDVGPIHFVGIGGIGMSGIAEVLLNLGYRVQGSDLKASKITDRLAGLGAEIFVGQRAENLENAAVVVVSTAIKPGNPELDEARAQGLPVVRRADMLAELMRLRSNIAIAGTHGKTTTTTMMAELMVAGDFDPTVINGGIIHAYGSNARMGQGEWMVVEADESDGSFNRLPATIAIVTNIDPEHMEHWGDFDKLRDGFHEFVSNLPFYGLAVCCTDHAEVQALVGRITDRRVRTYGFNAQADVRAENLTYKGGVAHFDIHLQYEDKVIEGCTLPMPGDHNVSNALSAVAVARHLGMKANEIREALANFGGVNRRFTKVGEVDGVTIIDDYGHHPVEIAAVLKAARQATEGRVIAVHQPHRYSRLSNLFDDFCTCFNDADVVAIAEVFAAGEDPIEGASRDDLVQGLIRHGHRHARALLDENDLERLVREQARPGDMVVCLGAGTISAWANGLPERLMRKQAV; encoded by the coding sequence ATGAATCCCGCAACCAAACTGCCGCAAGACGTAGGACCGATCCACTTTGTTGGAATCGGAGGGATCGGGATGTCCGGCATCGCCGAGGTGCTTTTGAATCTGGGGTATCGGGTGCAGGGCTCGGACCTGAAGGCATCCAAGATCACCGACCGGCTGGCGGGTTTGGGGGCTGAAATCTTTGTCGGGCAGCGGGCTGAAAACCTTGAAAACGCCGCTGTTGTGGTTGTTTCGACTGCGATTAAACCCGGCAACCCGGAACTGGATGAGGCACGCGCCCAAGGACTGCCCGTTGTCCGGCGTGCTGACATGCTGGCCGAGTTGATGCGCCTACGCTCGAACATCGCGATTGCGGGCACACACGGCAAGACCACCACGACCACGATGATGGCTGAGCTAATGGTGGCGGGTGACTTCGACCCGACCGTGATCAATGGCGGCATCATCCACGCTTATGGCTCGAATGCGCGCATGGGGCAGGGCGAATGGATGGTGGTTGAGGCTGACGAATCCGACGGCTCGTTCAATCGTCTGCCCGCGACCATCGCCATCGTTACCAATATCGACCCCGAGCATATGGAGCATTGGGGGGATTTCGACAAATTGCGTGATGGGTTCCACGAATTCGTCTCGAACCTGCCTTTCTATGGTCTGGCCGTTTGCTGCACGGATCATGCCGAGGTGCAGGCTTTGGTCGGGCGCATCACGGACCGCCGTGTGCGCACCTATGGCTTCAATGCTCAGGCAGACGTGCGGGCCGAGAATCTGACCTACAAAGGCGGCGTTGCGCATTTCGACATTCACCTGCAATACGAAGACAAAGTGATCGAAGGCTGTACCCTGCCGATGCCTGGGGACCACAACGTCTCGAACGCGCTGTCTGCGGTGGCGGTTGCCCGCCATTTGGGTATGAAAGCGAATGAGATCCGCGAGGCCCTGGCCAATTTCGGTGGGGTCAACCGTCGCTTCACCAAGGTCGGGGAGGTCGATGGGGTTACCATCATCGACGATTATGGCCATCACCCGGTCGAAATCGCTGCGGTCCTCAAAGCTGCGCGCCAAGCGACCGAAGGCCGTGTCATCGCTGTCCACCAACCTCACCGTTACTCACGTCTGTCCAACCTGTTTGACGACTTCTGCACCTGCTTCAACGATGCGGATGTCGTGGCCATCGCCGAAGTGTTTGCGGCCGGGGAGGACCCGATTGAAGGGGCCAGCCGCGATGATCTGGTGCAAGGGCTTATCCGCCATGGACACCGTCACGCACGAGCGCTGTTGGATGAAAACGATCTTGAACGTCTGGTTCGGGAACAAGCCCGTCCAGGGGACATGGTCGTCTGTCTCGGGGCGGGGACCATCAGTGCATGGGCCAATGGTCTGCCAGAGAGACTGATGAGAAAACAAGCCGTTTGA
- a CDS encoding cell division protein FtsQ/DivIB — translation MRPLTASRSLEIHRSKPLAGPDADFASADTETHEAEPILRLRGARVFSRTARRNDPAPSRLSYRLQRWMLTPGIRMGVKVGLPICAVAAAVGLYFASPERRDAVTAFVADIRTSIQERPEFMVNLMAIDGAGTSLSEDIREVVPLDFPISSWDLDVEHMRDTITGLDPVKSATVRIRPGGILQVDVVERQPAIVWRTRDGLELLDDTGAHVKETPSRKDHSDLPLIAGKGADAHVAEALEIFQTSRSLGNRVRGLVRVGERRWDLVLDRGQRIMLPTTRPVRALERVLAVNEVQDLLERDVAVVDMRLGQRPTIRMSKAASEDWWNTKVNVSNGQ, via the coding sequence ATGCGACCGTTGACCGCCAGCCGTTCACTGGAAATCCATCGATCCAAACCGCTTGCGGGGCCGGATGCTGATTTCGCATCCGCAGACACGGAAACGCACGAAGCAGAGCCGATTTTGCGCCTGCGCGGGGCGCGGGTGTTTTCCCGCACCGCACGCCGCAACGATCCGGCACCGTCGCGCCTGAGCTACAGGCTTCAGCGCTGGATGCTCACGCCGGGCATCCGCATGGGTGTCAAAGTCGGTTTGCCGATCTGTGCTGTTGCTGCGGCCGTTGGGCTTTACTTCGCCTCGCCAGAGCGGCGCGATGCTGTCACGGCCTTTGTTGCCGATATACGCACTTCGATTCAGGAACGTCCTGAGTTCATGGTCAATCTGATGGCCATTGATGGGGCTGGCACCAGCTTGTCCGAGGACATCCGCGAGGTCGTGCCTTTGGATTTCCCGATCAGTTCCTGGGACCTGGATGTCGAACACATGCGCGATACGATAACCGGCCTGGACCCGGTGAAATCAGCAACCGTGCGCATCCGTCCGGGCGGTATCCTGCAGGTGGATGTAGTTGAGCGTCAGCCAGCGATAGTCTGGCGCACCCGCGATGGGCTGGAATTGTTGGATGATACCGGAGCCCACGTCAAAGAGACTCCTTCGCGTAAGGACCATTCAGACCTGCCTTTGATTGCCGGCAAGGGCGCGGACGCTCATGTCGCTGAAGCGCTTGAGATCTTTCAAACCTCGCGCAGCCTGGGCAACCGCGTGCGTGGGCTGGTGCGCGTGGGCGAGCGGCGCTGGGATCTGGTTCTGGACCGTGGCCAGCGCATCATGTTGCCGACCACCCGCCCGGTGCGTGCGCTCGAACGCGTGCTGGCTGTCAACGAAGTGCAGGACCTTCTGGAACGTGATGTGGCCGTTGTCGACATGCGCCTTGGCCAGCGTCCAACCATCCGAATGAGCAAAGCCGCCAGCGAAGACTGGTGGAATACAAAAGTGAACGTGAGTAACGGGCAGTAA
- the murB gene encoding UDP-N-acetylmuramate dehydrogenase, which produces MSNLPEVRGRLTPARPLNDLTWLRVGGPADYLFQPADVEDLQTFLRGLPSDVPVFPMGVGSNLIVRDGGLRAVVIRLGRGFNGIEIEGNTVTAGAAALDAHVARKAADAGVDLTFLRTIPGSVGGAVRMNAGCYGSYTADVLRKATIVTRRGELLDLTPEDLNFRYRQSDLPEGSVLISATFQGPSGDPAELHARMEAQLKMRDETQPTKDRSAGSTFRNPAGFSSTGQADDVHDLKAWKVIDDAGMRGATLGGAQMSPKHSNFLINTGAATAADLEGLGEEVRKKVYETSGITLEWEIMRVGDPLKE; this is translated from the coding sequence ATGAGCAATCTGCCCGAAGTTCGGGGTCGTCTGACCCCGGCCCGACCGCTGAACGATCTGACATGGCTGCGCGTTGGTGGCCCCGCAGACTACTTATTCCAACCCGCCGACGTCGAGGACCTGCAAACGTTTTTGCGCGGTCTTCCGTCGGATGTTCCGGTTTTCCCAATGGGTGTCGGTTCAAACCTGATCGTGCGTGACGGTGGCTTGCGCGCTGTGGTGATCCGCTTGGGACGCGGTTTCAACGGGATCGAGATCGAAGGAAACACGGTCACCGCAGGCGCGGCGGCATTGGACGCCCATGTGGCGCGCAAAGCAGCGGATGCCGGGGTCGATCTGACCTTTTTGCGTACCATACCCGGTTCTGTTGGCGGGGCGGTTCGGATGAACGCGGGCTGTTATGGCAGCTACACGGCGGATGTCTTGCGCAAAGCGACTATTGTCACCCGACGGGGTGAATTGCTTGACCTGACCCCCGAAGATCTGAACTTCCGCTACCGCCAGTCCGATCTGCCTGAAGGCTCCGTGTTGATTTCGGCGACGTTTCAAGGGCCCTCTGGCGACCCGGCAGAGCTTCACGCCCGCATGGAAGCGCAACTGAAAATGCGTGATGAAACCCAGCCCACTAAAGATCGTAGCGCCGGGTCAACTTTCCGCAATCCGGCCGGGTTTTCGTCGACGGGGCAGGCGGATGACGTGCATGATCTCAAGGCGTGGAAAGTGATTGATGACGCCGGAATGCGTGGCGCGACGCTGGGTGGTGCACAGATGAGCCCCAAACACTCGAATTTCCTGATCAATACCGGTGCGGCCACTGCCGCTGACCTGGAAGGTCTGGGCGAAGAAGTGCGAAAAAAGGTTTACGAAACAAGCGGCATCACGCTAGAGTGGGAAATCATGCGGGTCGGTGATCCGCTGAAAGAATAA
- a CDS encoding DUF2484 family protein, with translation MSWSLALAALWGLSANILAMVPSKDNHWTRAYVLIVVGIPILGYVTYQHGPWIGLLVLGMGMSMLRWPVIYLSRWTKAKMQGMKAANK, from the coding sequence ATGAGTTGGTCCCTTGCTCTGGCCGCTCTTTGGGGGTTGTCCGCCAATATCCTTGCGATGGTTCCCAGCAAGGATAACCACTGGACACGTGCTTATGTCCTGATTGTCGTGGGAATCCCAATTCTGGGTTATGTCACATATCAGCACGGTCCGTGGATCGGCCTGTTGGTGCTGGGTATGGGCATGTCGATGCTGCGCTGGCCGGTGATTTACCTGAGCCGTTGGACAAAAGCGAAAATGCAGGGCATGAAGGCGGCTAACAAGTAA